The following DNA comes from Candidatus Cloacimonas sp..
ATTGAATAATGGGACTTTAGAACTATGAGGAAATATTTATTAGCTTGTGGATATCTGGTTGGTGGTTTTAAAATGCAGTTTGGCAACTTCGCCCAAGCGTTTTTCCCCATATTGGTGAATAAAATCCTGAGCAAATTTAATCACTATCCTCTGTGAACCTTGGGGAAAATTTAGCTGATAGAATTCACGCATTGCAGCAAAACTTTCCAAAAATTGATACCGAGCGATTATCGAGGCAGCCGCCACCGCAAAATCAACTTCCGCACCGGTTCTTTCTATACAAGGAAGAGGAAACTTTTTTTCTTTTAGGGCTCTCCACACTTTTTGAGCATTGCTGAATTGATCCACCAGCGCACCTTCGCTTTCCGGATGTTTTTTTTGCAAGTCCATAATAGCCGTAGAATGAAGCCAGGCAAGCAAATCATTCAACGATTTACCCTGTTGTTTGAATTTGGCAATCAGTTCATTATATTTTTCCGGCTTCAAAACTATGCAATTGATGCAGTTGGCATAATTCTTATAGAGGTATTTGGCAATTCTATAGATATCATCGGTCTTTAGCTTTTTGCTATCCATCACGCCAATATTTTTAAATTCCTTTTCCTGCTTTCTTTCAAAGGCAAAGGCACACACAATCAGGGGTCCAAAATAATCACCTTTACCACATTCATCACTACCGATCCAGGCATTCCAATTATGGATCGGAGGCATTTTTAAATCCAATTCTTCCTGAAGGAAACACAAGTCCGATAGCAATTTTTTCAGCGGATTATTCAGTCCCATGGGAACGGTTGAAATTCCCTTTTTTTGTGAATAGTATATGTTTAGGATACTTTTATAATGATGGCGGGAAACCCTTATTTGAACTCCATAATCAATTTCTTGCTGTTCATCAATGGCAATTCCAGCTTTTTGTAATTCCGGCAACAGATCGGCAAGGTATTTCTCAATTTCTTTATGCATCAATCCATTGGTATGGCAAGAAGTTCTCCCACCGTATATAAAGAACCGCAGGCAATTAAAACATCGTCCGATGAACATTCCTGTAAAGCCAAATTATATGCTTCGGCAACAGTTGGAGCAGTTTTATAGGGAACATTGTGTTTTTTTATTTCTTCCACTTGTTCTTCAATACTGGCAGCACGTTCCGATTGATTTTTCGTAACATAGATAAATTCAGCTTTGCTACAGAAGAGCGAAATCATATCAGGATAATCTTTATCTCTTAAGATGGCAATGAGAAATTTCACTTTCCGCCCCGGAAACACCTTATCCAAAGTTCGTAAGAGTGCATTCACTCCGTGCACATTGTGAGCTCCATCCGTTATTACTAATGGCTTTTGGGATAAAATTTGCAATCTGCCCTTCCAGTTAATTTGTTTCAAAGCGGTGCGGATATTTTCTTCCGAAACAGGTATGTTTTTCTTTTCCAAATATAACAGGAAAGCGGTTAAAGCCGTTCCGACATTAACTGCTTGATGTTCTCCCATCAAATTGGCTTCCAAACTTGGGAATTCATATTTGCCAAAACTATAGTTAAAGCATATTCCAGCAAGAGAATCTGAAAGTATTTCTATGTCCCAATCGCGAGCAAACCGAAAAACAGGCACTTGTTTTGCCATTGCCACTCCCTCAACTATAGCGCGAGGAGATGTTTCCATATCACCTATCACCAAAGGTATCCCTTTTTTGATGATTCCGGCTTTTTCCGCCGCAATAATTTCCAAGGTTCCACCCAAGGTCTTTATATGATCCAAACCAACATTAGTGATAACCGAAACATCGGGAGTAAACAGATTCGTGGCATCCAAGCGTCCTCCCAAACCTACTTCTATAACGGCTACATCAACTTCTTGGCTACTAAACATTGCAAAGGCAAGAGCCGTAGTTATTTCAAAGAAAGAGGCATCCCATTTTTTGAACAGGGTTTCATAGCTCCGAAAAGTATTTAAAATAGTGGTAAAAGGCAGTTCAAAACCATTAATCCGAAAGCGTTCACTATAATTAACAAGATGGGGAGAAGTATTCAGTGCAGTTTTTAGTCCACTTGCCATACAAAGCGCTTCCAAAGTTGCAGATACACTTCCTTTACCATTAGTTCCACCAATGTGAAAACCGTTTAGTTTACGCTGCGGGTTACCCATATCGGTAAGCAGACCCGTCATCCGATTTAATTCCAGTTTTACATTACCGGAATAGCGTTTGTAGATATGATCAAGAAATTCTTTATAGAGCATTGGGCACTTCTTATTTTGTGATTATTTTTTTTAGCTGCAAAAAGCAATTCAAACAACATCCATAGCAACGATGCTGTTTGAATTTTGGATAACAATGCGTTGGCCTAAATACTTACTGCGTTCCGCCAAATTTATCCGGAAAGAGCATAGCTTTCAGAGCCGTGGTATTAGCTTTTCTTTTCGCAAAAGCATCCGGATCGGTCTTCCAGATATCAATGTATTTATTTATCAATTCAACTTTTTTAGCACCGTTCAGGCCTGTCTCGGAATCAATGTAATCAATGTCTTCAATCATATAATTCTGCAGCTGAGTAGGATCCATATTTTCATAAAATGCTTTGGGAATGATATGTTTGGGAAATTGAGTCAGATTGGGACAGTAAATAATTACGCCATAGTTATGTTTTATTTCAGTGCCGATTTGTTCAGCCACATACTTTCCGTAAACAATGTATTCTTTTTTCTGCCGACTTGTTTCCGGGCAGTATAAATTGGAAGAAAGGTAAGTGTGTTTGGGGTCTTGCACTTTATATGTTTTTGTCAATAAAGAAATGTCACCGCTAAAATCCTTATTTGTATCACGCATATAGTCCGTAGTTGCTACCCATATCTGTTTCATATTGTTTACACAATCTTCCAGATTCTTTTCCTTATCCAGATTAAAGAAATTTGGCACCGCCAAGATAAACACTAAGGCAATGAATAGGATTATACTTAAGACAGTATAAAACGAGATTCCGTTTTGATTACTTAGCATAAATCACTCCTAAAATGAATTATATCGTATGATTTTAGTAAGCACTTTTCTCGTCAAGCTTTATTTTTGGTATAGAGAATTTTGCTGATATACCGATAGGTCTCTGGGATATCGCTAAAATATTCACGATAGTCCTTGTTTTCTTCAATTTTTATCTTTCTAATCCGACGATTAACATTACTTTCACCCCAATTGTAGGCAGCCAAAGTTAAACTCCAATTTCCATTATATCTATCTTTTAGATACACCAGATACTTGGCTGCCAGTTTTAGATTGTAGAGCGGCAAAAATAAATAGCCCTTTTTATGCTCTTTGTGAATGTAAAAAGCGGTGGATTCTTTTATTTGACCCAAACCAATGGCTTGGGCATCGGAAATGGCAAAACTCCGAAAAGAACTTTCCGTTTTTATCAGACGATAGAAAATCACTGGGTTTATGCCATAATAAACTGCAACGCCAATAGTCATCAAGCGCAAGGAAATTGGATTATAGACCAATATCAGCAACAGAAAAAGGATCAGCAGGGCGCTGATTATCTTTTTTATTCTGTTGCGGCTCAGCTTATTTCTTTTTACTTTCTTTCTCATATCTTTGGATAATCTATTTTTCCTTCTTTGGTGTAGTTGGAGCATAATATTTCTTATCTGATTTTTTGCACTATGCCTTCTCCGCAGTTTCTGCATATCTCGAAAGCGGAACGCTCTGTCAATATCGCTTTACGCATATTTTGCATTGCCTTTCCAAACCACAATTCCGAAAAACTGTGCTCTTCCAAATTGCCA
Coding sequences within:
- the rnhC gene encoding ribonuclease HIII, translating into MHKEIEKYLADLLPELQKAGIAIDEQQEIDYGVQIRVSRHHYKSILNIYYSQKKGISTVPMGLNNPLKKLLSDLCFLQEELDLKMPPIHNWNAWIGSDECGKGDYFGPLIVCAFAFERKQEKEFKNIGVMDSKKLKTDDIYRIAKYLYKNYANCINCIVLKPEKYNELIAKFKQQGKSLNDLLAWLHSTAIMDLQKKHPESEGALVDQFSNAQKVWRALKEKKFPLPCIERTGAEVDFAVAAASIIARYQFLESFAAMREFYQLNFPQGSQRIVIKFAQDFIHQYGEKRLGEVAKLHFKTTNQISTS
- a CDS encoding folylpolyglutamate synthase/dihydrofolate synthase family protein, which gives rise to MLYKEFLDHIYKRYSGNVKLELNRMTGLLTDMGNPQRKLNGFHIGGTNGKGSVSATLEALCMASGLKTALNTSPHLVNYSERFRINGFELPFTTILNTFRSYETLFKKWDASFFEITTALAFAMFSSQEVDVAVIEVGLGGRLDATNLFTPDVSVITNVGLDHIKTLGGTLEIIAAEKAGIIKKGIPLVIGDMETSPRAIVEGVAMAKQVPVFRFARDWDIEILSDSLAGICFNYSFGKYEFPSLEANLMGEHQAVNVGTALTAFLLYLEKKNIPVSEENIRTALKQINWKGRLQILSQKPLVITDGAHNVHGVNALLRTLDKVFPGRKVKFLIAILRDKDYPDMISLFCSKAEFIYVTKNQSERAASIEEQVEEIKKHNVPYKTAPTVAEAYNLALQECSSDDVLIACGSLYTVGELLAIPMD
- a CDS encoding transglycosylase SLT domain-containing protein, giving the protein MRKKVKRNKLSRNRIKKIISALLILFLLLILVYNPISLRLMTIGVAVYYGINPVIFYRLIKTESSFRSFAISDAQAIGLGQIKESTAFYIHKEHKKGYLFLPLYNLKLAAKYLVYLKDRYNGNWSLTLAAYNWGESNVNRRIRKIKIEENKDYREYFSDIPETYRYISKILYTKNKA